The genomic stretch GAACTATTCCCGGTTGTTGGTTAGATTCTTTTCACTGTAGAAATCGAAGATGTGGCAGAAGGCGGTATTGAGGTTGAAGCGCATCGGTTTACCGATGTCAGCGGTAGTGATGGTTTGATCGTTCACGCGCGCGATCAGCTCCTTGCCTCCCACTTTGAAGTAGAGGTACTTCTCGTTGCCCATGTTTTCGACCACCGTCAAAATGCCCTCGACGGCGTTAATGGTGTCACCCGGTGCGGCAACACGAATGTGTTCTGGGCGAATGCCAAAGCAAACCGGTTTATCCACGTATTCGCTGAGCGCTTTCTGCTTTTCCACCGGAATGAACATGCGCAGGCCATTGCCAATTTCAACATAGAGCTGGCCATTTTCCTCGCGGATCACCGTATCAATCAGGTTCATCGCCGGAGAGCCGATAAAGCTTGCGACAAATTTGTTGGCCGGATAGTTGTAGAGGTTGGCGGGGGTATCCACCTGCATGATCTTGCCTTGGTTGAGCACGCAGATGCGATCGCCAAGGGTGAGTGCTTCGGTCTGATCGTGCGTCACGTAGATCATGGTCGCCGGGTTGCCCTCTTCTTTGAGCGATTGATGCAATTGGGCGATTTTCACCCGCATCGACACACGCAGTTTGGCATCTAGGTTGGACAGCGGCTCGTCAAACAGGAAGACATCTGGCTTACGCACAATCGCGCGCCCAACCGCTACGCGCTGGCGCTGTCCACCAGACATCTCTTTCGGTTTACGG from Vibrio navarrensis encodes the following:
- a CDS encoding ABC transporter ATP-binding protein gives rise to the protein MATVSLRKVEKKYENGFKAVHGIDLDIREGEFMVFVGPSGCAKSTTLRMIAGLESISGGEIHIGNKVVNDLPPKDRGIAMVFQNYALYPHKTVFDNMAFGLKMQKRPKEEIKRRVEEAAEKLEITDLLYRKPKEMSGGQRQRVAVGRAIVRKPDVFLFDEPLSNLDAKLRVSMRVKIAQLHQSLKEEGNPATMIYVTHDQTEALTLGDRICVLNQGKIMQVDTPANLYNYPANKFVASFIGSPAMNLIDTVIREENGQLYVEIGNGLRMFIPVEKQKALSEYVDKPVCFGIRPEHIRVAAPGDTINAVEGILTVVENMGNEKYLYFKVGGKELIARVNDQTITTADIGKPMRFNLNTAFCHIFDFYSEKNLTNNRE